The Pseudoxanthomonas sp. Root65 sequence CATGGCCGGCAACGCTTAAAATCACGGCGTGATCCGCTCGCACGCCTTCCTCCGACCGATGCTGCAGCTGGCGTTGCTGGCCGCGCTGTTGATGGCGTTTGCGCCGTCGGTGACGCGGTGGGTGAGCGTTACCGGATCGCAGGTGCTGGCCGGCTGGACCGAGCTGTGCACCACCGATGGCATCAAGTGGGTCGACACCCGCACCGAATCTACGATTGCAAAATCGCCGCTTGGCAAGGCGCCGTCGCCCGC is a genomic window containing:
- a CDS encoding DUF2946 family protein, which translates into the protein MIRSHAFLRPMLQLALLAALLMAFAPSVTRWVSVTGSQVLAGWTELCTTDGIKWVDTRTESTIAKSPLGKAPSPAGMSMGADCAYCTLAAALPLLLLCLALLFPRLPGDIAASPLTLPSVRRQRLRGLGGQGPPILL